The Vitis vinifera cultivar Pinot Noir 40024 chromosome 12, ASM3070453v1 genome has a segment encoding these proteins:
- the LOC100265407 gene encoding uncharacterized protein LOC100265407, with protein MSNCVVLELHRNSTNWAKVVEDIVRLEKKIFPKHESLARSFDEELRKNNSGLLYIQLADGEVAGYVMYSWPSSLLASITKLAVKENYRRQGHGEALLEAAIQKCKTRNICRISLHVDPSRTPAMSLYKKHGFQVDNLIKSYYSSDRDAYRMYLDFDVD; from the exons ATGTCGAATTGTGTGGTACTGGAACTCCATAGAAACTCTACCAACTGGGCTAAGGTGGTGGAAGACATTGTGAGATTGGAGAAGAAAATATTCCCTAAACACGAATCACTCGCTAGATCATTTGATGAAGAACTGAGGAAAAACAACTCTGGCTTGCTCTATATTCAGCTTGCTGATGGAGAAGTTGCAGGATACGTCATGTACTCATGGCCCTCTTCCTTGCTTGCTTCCATCACGAAACTCGCAG TGAAGGAGAATTACAGGAGGCAAGGCCATGGAGAAGCACTGCTGGAAGCAGCAATTCAGAAATGCAAAACTAGAAATATCTGCCGGATATCGCTTCATGTGGATCCTTCAAGGACTCCTGCAATGAGTCTCTACAAGAAACATGGTTTCCAAGTTGATAACCTGATCAAAAGCTACTACTCTTCAGACAGAGATGCCTATAGAATGTACTTAGATTTCGATGTCGACTAG
- the LOC100243110 gene encoding protein ACCELERATED CELL DEATH 6 gives MDPDLYRATIQGDILEFIKAVEQGPDNRHAGVPAASCIQVTPQKNTVLHLATIFGHDEIVKLICKDLPFLVMERNCRGDTALHIAARAGNSLLVNLLINSTEGVLVVKNETGNTALHEALQHRHEEVAWNIINKDRNMYCSVNKEGKSLLYLAAEAGYANLVRFIMENPAGNYSIEGKLENKPSVKAAILGKNTDVLKIMWERDQSSFNLRCEEGRNPLHYAASIGFVEGINYFLDKYCIAAYQGDKDGLSPIHIAAIKGHFHIIQEMLQHRPDLMELLTCKGQNILHVAAKSGRAEAVSYMLKKMPELEKLINEKDEDGNTPLHLATIFEHPKVVRALTLDKRVNLKVENNGRLTALDIADEYMDTMVSFRKRLTWMALRVAGAPQSPSPKFLKSKVQNFIQGEPPKLENHKEKVNIILLVATLVATVTYTAGFTIPGGYNNSAPDQGMATMLPKEKFHAFLICDTIAMYSSIIVAVTLIWAQLGDISSVLVALKFALPVLGLALAMMSMAFMAGVCLVVSKLSWLVDIVMLMSFIFLATLLTLLIPLCALPSSNSLTVRHLSYYPFHLMIIAIGSYMNTDVEE, from the exons ATGGATCCTGATTTGTACAGAGCTACGATACAAGGAGACATTCTTGAATTCATAAAAGCCGTGGAACAAGGACCAGACAACAGACACGCTGGTGTACCTGCTGCATCTTGTATCCAAGTGACCCCTCAGAAGAACACAGTTCTTCACCTAGCAACGATCTTTGGACATGACGAGATTGTAAAACTCATTTGTAAGGACTTGCCCTTTCTTGTCATGGAAAGAAATTGCAGAGGTGACACTGCACTTCACATTGCAGCCAGAGCTGGCAATTCACTGCTAGTGAATTTGTTGATTAATTCAACAGAAGGGGTTTTGGTTGTGAAGAATGAGACGGGTAATACCGCATTGCATGAGGCATTGCAACATCGTCATGAAGAGGTGGCCTGGAATATAATTAACAAGGACAGAAATATGTATTGTTCTGTCAATAAGGAAGGAAAATCTTTGTTGTATTTGGCCGCAGAAGCAGGATATGCAAATCTTGTTAGGTTTATAATGGAAAATCCTGCAGGAAACTACAGCATTGAAGGAAAGCTCGAGAACAAACCATCTGTGAAAGCTGCCATTCTTGGGAAGAATACAG ATGTTCTCAAGATAATGTGGGAAAGAGATCAATCATCCTTCAATTTAAGATGTGAAGAAGGGAGGAACCCTCTTCACTATGCAGCATCTATTGGTTTTGTTGAAGGAATCAATTACTTTTTAGACAAATACTGTATCGCTGCTTACCAAGGGGACAAAGATGGCCTCTCTCCTATTCATATAGCAGCCATCAAAGGTCATTTCCACATAATTCAAGAGATGCTCCAGCATCGCCCAGATTTGATGGAGCTGCTCACTTGCAAAGGCCAGAATATCCTTCATGTCGCAGCAAAGAGTGGAAGAGCTGAAGCAGTTAGTTATATGCTTAAAAAAATGCCTGAGCTTGAGAAGCTTATAAATGAGAAAGATGAGGATGGAAACACACCTTTACATTTAGCCACTATTTTTGAGCATCCAAAGGTTGTAAGAGCTCTAACATTGGATAAGAGAGTTAACCTAAAGGTAGAGAACAATGGAAGGTTGACAGCACTTGACATTGCTGATGAGTACATGGACACAATGGTTTCTTTTCGCAAG CGGCTTACATGGATGGCCCTAAGAGTTGCTGGTGCTCCACAATCCCCAAGCCCAAAGTTCCTCAAGAGTAAAGTACAAAACTTTATTCAAGGAGAGCCACCCAAATTGGAAAACCATAAGGAGAAAGTGAACATAATTCTGTTGGTGGCAACCCTTGTTGCAACTGTAACCTATACTGCTGGTTTCACAATTCCTGGCGGTTATAACAACTCTGCCCCAGACCAAGGTATGGCAACCATGCTACCAAAAGAGAAGTTTCATGCATTCTTGATCTGCGACACCATAGCTATGTATAGCTCCATCATTGTCGCTGTTACACTCATATGGGCACAATTAGGCGACATTAGTTCAGTGCTTGTCGCCCTCAAATTTGCATTGCCAGTATTGGGGCTGGCACTGGCGATGATGTCCATGGCATTCATGGCAGGGGTATGCCTAGTGGTGAGCAAACTCAGTTGGCTGGTTGACATTGTTATGCTAATGAGCTTCATCTTCCTTGCCACACTGCTGACACTCCTCATACCACTCTGCGCCTTACCTTCATCGAACTCCCTCACTGTCCGGCACCTTTCCTACTATCCCTTCCATCTGATGATAATTGCCATTGGGAGCTATATGAATACTGATGTGGAAGAGTAG
- the LOC100261981 gene encoding tetraspanin-19 isoform X1, translated as MGRIFRSCMQSILKLVNSIIGMVGIAMVMYALWMIRVWNRHMDDYDSRAPWFIYTFLGLGATLCLFTCFGHAAAETANGCCLYVYMMYIFFLLILEAGVTADVFLNHDWEEDFPEDPTGSFHEFKNFVRSNFEICKWIGLSILFVQGLSILLAMVLKALGPHQYYDSDDEYAPTRAPLLRNAVHPPPYVAGDPFSGSRTDAYGKRINEKVKILSSSIMAWNKNAFHSTSRRIFFVKLYVLMFF; from the exons ATGGGGCGAATCTTTCGAAGTTGCATGCAATCGATCCTGAAGCTGGTGAATTCCATCATTGGAATGGTTGGTATTGCAATGGTGATGTATGCTCTATGGATGATTAGGGTTTGGAACAGACACATGGACGATTACGATTCCCGAGCTCCATG GTTCATCTACACTTTTCTTGGCCTTGGGGCGACATTATGTTTGTTCACATGCTTTGGTCATGCTGCTGCTGAGACTGCAAATGGTTGTTGCCTTTATGTC TATATGATGtatatcttttttcttctcataCTGGAGGCTGGAGTAACTGCAGATGTATTTCTAAACCACGACTGGGAGGAG GACTTCCCCGAAGATCCAACTGGGAGTTTTCATGAGTTCAAAAATTTTGTCAGGTCAAACTTTGAGATCTGCAAATGGATTGGCTTGTCGATCTTGTTTGTACAG GGACTGTCTATTTTATTGGCTATGGTACTCAAAGCTCTAGGGCCACATCAGTACTATGATAGTGATGATGAATATGCCCCAACCCGGGCTCCACTATTGAGGAATGCAGTTCACCCACCTCCTTATGTTGCTGGTGACCCCTTCTCTGGATCTAGAACTGATGCTTATGGTAAAAGGATTAATGAAAAGGTAAAAATACTTAGTTCTTCTATCATGGCGTGGAACAAAAATGCTTTCCATTCTACCTCCCGAAGGATATTTTTTGTTAAGTTATATGTcttaatgtttttctaa
- the LOC100261981 gene encoding tetraspanin-19 isoform X2, translating into MGRIFRSCMQSILKLVNSIIGMVGIAMVMYALWMIRVWNRHMDDYDSRAPWFIYTFLGLGATLCLFTCFGHAAAETANGCCLYVYMMYIFFLLILEAGVTADVFLNHDWEEDFPEDPTGSFHEFKNFVRSNFEICKWIGLSILFVQGLSILLAMVLKALGPHQYYDSDDEYAPTRAPLLRNAVHPPPYVAGDPFSGSRTDAYGKRINEKTGR; encoded by the exons ATGGGGCGAATCTTTCGAAGTTGCATGCAATCGATCCTGAAGCTGGTGAATTCCATCATTGGAATGGTTGGTATTGCAATGGTGATGTATGCTCTATGGATGATTAGGGTTTGGAACAGACACATGGACGATTACGATTCCCGAGCTCCATG GTTCATCTACACTTTTCTTGGCCTTGGGGCGACATTATGTTTGTTCACATGCTTTGGTCATGCTGCTGCTGAGACTGCAAATGGTTGTTGCCTTTATGTC TATATGATGtatatcttttttcttctcataCTGGAGGCTGGAGTAACTGCAGATGTATTTCTAAACCACGACTGGGAGGAG GACTTCCCCGAAGATCCAACTGGGAGTTTTCATGAGTTCAAAAATTTTGTCAGGTCAAACTTTGAGATCTGCAAATGGATTGGCTTGTCGATCTTGTTTGTACAG GGACTGTCTATTTTATTGGCTATGGTACTCAAAGCTCTAGGGCCACATCAGTACTATGATAGTGATGATGAATATGCCCCAACCCGGGCTCCACTATTGAGGAATGCAGTTCACCCACCTCCTTATGTTGCTGGTGACCCCTTCTCTGGATCTAGAACTGATGCTTATGGTAAAAGGATTAATGAAAAG ACTGGCCGGTAA